The following DNA comes from Terriglobales bacterium.
TTGGATGATAGCGTGCAGGTATGTTCCGCAGGACGCATTCACCAAGTCGCCGTTGGCGGTGAAGATGGCAACCATCGAATCACCGGAGACGCCGAAATAACTGCGCGAGGAGCGGATGAAGACTTCCATCGCCTCGTCGAGGATATCGTTCGTGATCTGGACGCCGATCTCATACTCACCCTGCCGCACCTTCTGCGCGCACGTGGTCTCGAAAGGCGTGGGCAGCTCCGGCTTGAGCCATTGCAGCTTTTCAGACAACTTGGGAACAGGCATGAATCTCCCCCTCTGACTCAGCTCTCCAGGATGCCGAGGTTGCGTTCGTCCATGGAAAACGTTCTTCCCGGCGGCACGACCAGCGTGGTGTATTCGCCTTCGACGACAGCCGGCCCTTCTACCACGTTACCCGGACGCAGCGACTCGTAAGAGTAGATGGGCGTCGGCTGGAAGTCCTTCGCCTGCGGCCAGTAGACAGGTCGCTTGCCCTTTTGCGCTGCTGCGGGATCGCGCGCCTCGAGTGGCAGCCTGGGCAGCTCCACTTTCCGTACCGGCACGATAGCCTTGAGAATGAAGCTTTCCACGAACACGCCGCCTTCGGGATTGACGACGAAGGGGCTGAACGCTTCGCTGAATTCCTTCTCGAATGCGTCGCAAACTGCTTGAACGTCTTCGGGACCCTGAAGCGAGAGCCGCGGCGAAAGCGCGCGCTTCACGTGGAACTGTCCGCCGTACAGCATGTCCAGCTCGAGGACAAACGAAGCCTTGGCCGGGTCGAGTCCGTCAGCGATCAGGTCCCTTTGAGCTTGCGCTACCAGCGACTCGACCGCCTGATTGAAAGCCGCATAGTCCGTAGTCAGCTTCATGCTTAGCGGTTCGATCAGCGTGAGCTTCCGGGAGACTTCATAGACATGCATGATGTCCATCGTGGAAGATCCGAACGCGCAGAACACCGGCGAGAAAGCGAAGGTCACAGCCTTCGCGATGTCCCCCATGAATCCCTCCACGTGCGTCGGTCCCGCGCCCCCGGCGACGAAGAGAATGAAGTCCTCGGGACTGTAGCCACGGAGGTGGACCTCTTTCATGATGGCCGAAGCCATGTTGCCGTTGACGATGTTGCGGATCACCATGGCCGCCTCTTCCACGGTCACCCCCAGGGGCTTGGCAATCCTTTCGCGCACGACTTGGAGGGAGCGGTTCTTGTCCAGTCGCATCCGGCCGCCGAAATAGAAATCGGGATTGAGGTAGCCCAGCACCACATCGGCGTCGGTGACCGTTGGTTCACTGCCGCCTAGATTGAAACAGGCGGGACCGGGCATGGAGCCGGCGCTGCGGGGGCCAACCTGAATCCGGTTCTGCAGGAGCTTGTCGACCGACGCGATGGATCCGCCGCCGGCGCCGATGGAGAGCGTCTTGATCATGGTGATGCCCACCATCCAGCGATCGATGACCGGGCGGAAGTCGTAGCTGCGCACGCTGTCTTCCACCACCAGGCCGACGTCGAAACTGGTTCCGCCCATGTCCGTCATCACCACGTTCTTGTAGCCCAGCAGCTTGGCGACGTGATGGGCGCCCATCAGCCCGGAGACCGGCCCGCTGTTGAAAGTGCGGCTGGCCGTGGTGCGGAAGACCTCTGCGATGCCGCCCGAGCTCTGGATCATGAGCAGGGGTTTGCGGTAGCCACGCTCGCGCAGCTTGTCCCACATGGCTGAGAGTTCGATCTGCATGGAGCGCTGCAAATACGCGTCAAGGATGGCAGCCAAGGTGCGCTCGTACTCGCCCAGCTTGCCCACGACCTGGCCGGCCAGCACCACGGGCAGGAAGCCGATGTGGAATTCCTTGTACTCATCGCGGATGATTGCCTTGACGCGCGTCTCGTGCGCCGGGTTGAGGAATCCCCAGAGCAGCGAGACGACAAAGCCGCGCGCGCCGCGGCTGACCAGGTAGCGGACCTTCTCGCGCACGTCGTTCTCGTCGAGCGGTCGGATGACCTTGCCGCGCGAATCGACACGCTCTTTGACGCCCACAATCAGGTCCCGCGGGATAAGGGGGTCCGGCTTCTTCTGGACCGCGAGGTTGCGTCGTTCAGCGACGCGCGTGCCATCGATCCATTGCGCACCCCGGCCGATAAGGATGACGTCCTCATGGCCTTCGGTCGTGATGAGCGCCAAGCGCGGGCCCTTCCTCTCAATCAGTCGATTGAGGGCAATCGTGGTCGAATAACGGACCATGTCGACATCGGGCAGCAACTCTTCCATCTTCAGACCGAGTGCGCCTGCTCCCTCCTCAATCACGCGTGAGAAGCAGACCGAGAGGTCGTAGGGAGTGGTAGGAACCTTTTTGATCAGGGCCTTGCCGTTGAAATTGAGGGCCAGGTCGGTGAAGGTTCCGCCCACGTCGATGTCGATGGAGTTCATTCAGCGACCTCGAGACGCTGCTGTCGGATGACGAACTCGCCGTTGCGCAACCTTTCCTTGAGCCGGTCCAGGTCGAGCTCGATATCCTTCGTGATGGGGTGTCCCGGCGGCAGGTACTCGGTCTCGATCTGCGTGCCGCAGCCCGGGCAATAGAATTCCACGACGCGCACCCAGAGCGGGTCGGGAGCGAAATTGAAATGCCCCCCGAGGATGGGCTGGTGAACTTCGCGCGGATCGCGGTCATACAGCAGGCATCCCTTCTTGTAGCTTTCGCGTGCCGGTCCGATGACATGCCCGCAACGGTTACACGTCCACAGGTCGCGCTCAAGATCCAAATCGAGGTACTCGGTGAAGCGAATGCGGTTCTGTGGTTCAGGGGACATGATCTTCCTCATTTCCGGCTAAGCTTGGCGTTCCCGTAAGCATCCATCTCCAGCAGCCAGCCTGCGGGAACGAAGTACGTGCTGTAAGGGCTCTCGAGCAGAGCGCAGCCCTCAACGCGGTTGCCGGGCTGCAACGATTCCCAGCGATACAGTTGTGCCGCAACGCACTTGCCGCCCCAGACCACGGTGCGGCTGCCCTTGCGGGCGTGGGATGGATCGGCGCTCTGCAAGGCGCGCTCGCGCAGGGCGGGCTTGGGCATCATCTTTCTGACCTGGAGGCGGGCGAGGTCGATCACCCACTTTGCACCGCCATCGCCGGCGAGTTGGCGATCGAAGGCCTTCTGCACGTGGGCGCGGAGGCTCTTTGGGTTTTCGAGCGCTTCCTCCGGCGTGCTGATGGCCGTGGTATGGCCGTTCCCGCGC
Coding sequences within:
- a CDS encoding acetone carboxylase subunit gamma — its product is MSPEPQNRIRFTEYLDLDLERDLWTCNRCGHVIGPARESYKKGCLLYDRDPREVHQPILGGHFNFAPDPLWVRVVEFYCPGCGTQIETEYLPPGHPITKDIELDLDRLKERLRNGEFVIRQQRLEVAE
- a CDS encoding hydantoinase/oxoprolinase family protein, which codes for MNSIDIDVGGTFTDLALNFNGKALIKKVPTTPYDLSVCFSRVIEEGAGALGLKMEELLPDVDMVRYSTTIALNRLIERKGPRLALITTEGHEDVILIGRGAQWIDGTRVAERRNLAVQKKPDPLIPRDLIVGVKERVDSRGKVIRPLDENDVREKVRYLVSRGARGFVVSLLWGFLNPAHETRVKAIIRDEYKEFHIGFLPVVLAGQVVGKLGEYERTLAAILDAYLQRSMQIELSAMWDKLRERGYRKPLLMIQSSGGIAEVFRTTASRTFNSGPVSGLMGAHHVAKLLGYKNVVMTDMGGTSFDVGLVVEDSVRSYDFRPVIDRWMVGITMIKTLSIGAGGGSIASVDKLLQNRIQVGPRSAGSMPGPACFNLGGSEPTVTDADVVLGYLNPDFYFGGRMRLDKNRSLQVVRERIAKPLGVTVEEAAMVIRNIVNGNMASAIMKEVHLRGYSPEDFILFVAGGAGPTHVEGFMGDIAKAVTFAFSPVFCAFGSSTMDIMHVYEVSRKLTLIEPLSMKLTTDYAAFNQAVESLVAQAQRDLIADGLDPAKASFVLELDMLYGGQFHVKRALSPRLSLQGPEDVQAVCDAFEKEFSEAFSPFVVNPEGGVFVESFILKAIVPVRKVELPRLPLEARDPAAAQKGKRPVYWPQAKDFQPTPIYSYESLRPGNVVEGPAVVEGEYTTLVVPPGRTFSMDERNLGILES